The Calonectris borealis chromosome 28, bCalBor7.hap1.2, whole genome shotgun sequence genome segment ACAAGCCTGCGTGCTGATAAGTACACGCCGGCCCGAATAAATCGGGATAATTTAGCTTACCTCCACTCTCTGCTTATGGGTTTTCGACGCTTTCTTCAGGATCCTCTCCATTTGCTGGAGAAAGACACAAGAGAGGCCGGTTACCTCCAGCTCTCGTAGCCCCTCAGGGGCCGCACCCGAGAGGGGCGACTGGGGTTTTTAAATCCTCCCCTGAGCCCCCAGAGGGGGTCCGgcccaggcagggcagccctACCCGCTTCTCCTGCATCTTCTCGTAGGCCACCTGCGCCGGGGTCCGCTTGTCCAGGCCGcgcttcttctcctcctcctgcttcttgcTGCTCACGATCTGCTCCAGGATCTGGGCCttgtccttctccttcttcttcttcctgcgGGCAGAGGGCGGTCAGCGCCCAGACCCGGCTGCCCTCCCCGGTCCTCCCCCCGGTTCCCCCGCCTCACCGCTTGCCGGGCCCCAGGGCCGCGCCGCTGCCCTTCAGCCGCAGCGGCCCGCGCTGCACCGCCTCGTAGTCCGCCATGTCTCTTCcgccgcggcgcccgccgcactgcggcgccccctggcggcagCGAGGGTTCCGCAGCGCGCGGCGCCGTTGCCGCGGCAACGGTGCGTCCTGTGAGGGAAAACCGCTACAAGCCAAAGCTGCCCGGAGAGGGAAGTCCAGAGATCCGGGCTGCGCCAGAAAAAAACAGCCCCAGCCGTCCCCACACACCTTGTTCCATGCCGAACAGGACAATTCTGAATAATTTTTGCTTATTTGAAGGCGCGCCGATGAGTGAGGCCGGCGCTCCTTCGCTGAGGAGAATAGATTTTCCACTGGACAGAGGGGCCCACCCAGCCGGACGGTAGGAATGACcgagaaatgaaaattttacagCCTGCCCATGATGAATAAATAAGGCAGCCTGCCACATGCTGTGATTGTGCAGTCAGTTCTCCTCCTAGCcttgtttttcatatttcatacagCCTGTAACATCACATTTCTATATACTCACACGGATTTTCAGTGTAAAGGCCATATATTTATCACTATATATGTATCACGTCACGCTGATAATCGTTAACTAGTGGTAACGTGTATTAGCAGATAATGCAGAATAAAGGGAGTGAGTGAACTTTATAGATACTACCTCCAGTACAAACTACATTAGCGTTAGTGTATAGTGTGTATTATATGGATGAGGGGTTACCATCACTCTTACTAACTTCCAGCATTTGGCGttaattcttaaagaaaaaaaaacattactaaCACTTTTCAGGTAATTTACCATATctgaaggaatgaaaaaatatgaTCCATTAAGTCTACCTGCTCCCTCAAAGACACAAATAAGCAGCTATTAGTTGTTTGGCTAAATACTGTAACACGAGTCTTTGTTGTGCACACAGGAGACAGGTGCTGGGTAAGAGCCTTAAGTAGCCAGACTAAAGATTTGATGAAATGCTCCTATTATGATACTTTGCAGCCTGTGGAATAGGGAAGCTGGTTACCTGATCCTCTGCTATACCTGAACCTCATTGTTGCAGCTTTTAATAACTGAATATCCAGGCCGCCTATAAAGGTGCCTTTGAGGAAAGAATGATAGGACAAGAATCAGCATTGAGAGCTAGAAATGGGCAACAAGCAAACCATTTTCACTCCAGAGCAGCTGGATGCGTATCAGGTATAAAATAAACTACATGGCATTTTGGATGGAACATTGAATAATAgtgagggcttttttttaaacaatatctcttttaaaaattactaagtAGGAATACTAAATTACAGCAAAGATTTTAGTAACATAGTTGCTTGTTACGTCAGGAAAAAGGGTTATAAAATACTCCAATTATATGCCAAAAAGAAAGAGCACTAATGCTTGGCCATACATATTACAATATAACTCCATTTAAGTCATTGTACTGGAAAAGTTCGGGCCAATGCATTCTAAAAACTGTCATTACATGTTAtatgttttcttatttcataGGACTGCACATTCTTTACAAGGAAAGAAATTCTGAGGTGAGTCTCGTGTGTGCATTTTGTGTGTAAAGTACAGAGATTGCTATAAAGACAGGTTACAGAGAGGgtgaggtatttttaaaaagaatttaaaaatggatttacACAAATTTAAAGTGATACTTTTGGACAATCTgaacatttttgttgcttttttatgtACAAAACCTATGTTATCGATCTTAAACTGAGCCAGAATTCCAAATTTTGTATTAAGGTATCAGTCTTTCTACCAGAAATAAATGTAACAAGTTATATTTTAGTGCATACTTTGCCAGTGACATCCATGTTCCCTTCACTTTGATTTTATGATAAATGCTTCAAAGTATACTGTTATTCTTTGGGACACTTTGCCTGTTTTATGGAAACCTTAATGGTTGTGTCAAATTTTATTCACCTTTTTTTCATGTCTTCATGTAAATGATTATCCTGATACTCTAAGGTACATTTTTCCCAAAGCCTTCACACACCTCATTGAATACTCCATTTAATCGCTGGCCAAATGATCTGATAAAGACAGGTTCAGTGTTCTGTTCATGGGGGGGTTGAGAGCCTTTGCTGGAAACCTCAACTTGTTCTCCTCTCGTAAAAAATACGTACCCAGATAGTAATGTACATAATGTTGAAGTTGCACTTGCCTTTCCTAACCATTAGGCATATTAACAGAAAGGCAAGTGTTCGGTTTCTGCATCTCTCAAGATGTTATCACACATTTTTTGCTAATTTCTCTGAAGGGCAGAGCACAAGTAACAATTCTGTACAAAGCATGTCCCTCTTTAGAACCTTGATATCTGTGTATGAATTCTATACAGAATAAAATAGGAATGGTTCTGTAATGATTGAAATCTAAATCTGTCTGCCTTTCCATGTAGTAAACAGAGGCCAGAATCATAACTGTGTCATGAATAAGACATTTATTATTGATAAGGATCCCTTTTAAAATTCTGTCCTATTGTTTTGTTGGTAACAGCTGTAAATGGGATACTTACTCTAGCACAAGAACTGAAGCAAATAGCACGCTGAAAAAGTGGTGAAGACATTGAAATTATTATGcatattttctgtctcttcaaCCTGAGTTCTATGGAAAAACAGGAAGATGCTTGGGGTGGATAAAAACCTGGCAGAGTTGGTCCCAGATCTCTTTTCCTGCCCATCGCTTTAGGCATTCAGGGTTTTATTCTGACGTTTAAACTGAATCTCTCATGGTCCAGTTGAAGCCCATTGTTTTTGGTCACATTCATTGTGGATGTGGAAAACATCCCTTTTGCCTTGCAACAAGTTTTTGTGTGTTTGGAAACTGATTAGGTGGACCTTCAGGTTGAAGGTCTTGTGCCTTGTTATCATAAACACATAAATCATAACTACATGACATGCCTGAATACCATTGCTGGCAACATAGAAGTAAATCTGAAACtttgtaaaaatctgttttcagattcACAGTATCTGTGGTCTGGCTGCCTGACTTGTGTAAGCATTTTCACCCAATTGTTCTGTAAGCGTGAAGGCTTTGTGTTTTTCACCAGTTACACTATGTTGTTCTTTCTAATACTGTCTCTTCCACCAACAACTACAGAGCATACTAGATGTTATTTAGTGATTGATATCATCCATCTGGTAAAGGATGCAAAGTGTGAATAATGATATGGAAAAGGCAAACACATTGCTCTCGGAGGTCTAAATAACTTGTTCCCTAAACAAGCCTTTCTTTCTATTTCAGACTGTTTTACAGATACCGAGATCTAGCCCCACAGCTAGTTCCACTCAACTACACAGATAAACCAGACGTGACACTTCCCTATGAACTCATTGGCAGCATGCCAGAGCTGAAGGTACAGAGCAAGGAACACAACTGGAATCGAGTGACACATTTCAGTTTGTTCTAcccttttttaataattaatccAGTACTAATTGCTGGgaggctgaaatacaaataaattttgGCTATTGAAGTCAAAACTCTTTCTGGAAGCTTCTAGTGACTCCCTGAAAATACCCTGAAATTGTGCAAAGGCTTCAGCTGTGTCTACCTCTGATATAATGTTAGACAAGAACATAATTGCAGAAAGGGGAGTATTTGCCAAAAAGGGGTTACAACAAAAATAATCTCGCCCCAACTGAGTCTTAtctgcactgaaataaatgcTAGTAAAGATGACCTTCCCTTGCTCCTGTGCTCTGTTTTCCAGGACAATCCATTCCGCCAGCGGATAGCAGAGGTTTTCTCAGAGGATGGAGACGGCAATATGACTTTAGATGATTTCTTGGACATGTTTTCAGTGCTGAGTGAAATGGCTCCCAGAGACTTGAAAGCttattatgcttttaaaatttatggTGAGTGAGACATGCATAAAAAGTAAACTTTGGGAAAATCCTGCAGCTTCATGTAGGGAtgcaaaatattcattttgcCACCATAATGATTTCCAGTTAGGTATGTTTTTAATACAGCctttcttttcattgcatttgaATGCCTGTTCTCTCTCCTAGAAACTTCTGGTTGTCTTTATCCTTTTGTCTCTACTCTTC includes the following:
- the FAM32A gene encoding protein FAM32A; the encoded protein is MADYEAVQRGPLRLKGSGAALGPGKRKKKKEKDKAQILEQIVSSKKQEEEKKRGLDKRTPAQVAYEKMQEKRQMERILKKASKTHKQRVEDFNRHLDTLTEHYDIPKVSWTK